In the Alteromonas sp. M12 genome, one interval contains:
- a CDS encoding FAD-dependent oxidoreductase → MQNYDVAIIGAGIIGLTAALALQNTDLRVVVIDSEPADQPLGQDPELRVSAINLASQNIFCNLGAWQGICEQRLQPYQHMQVWEQDSFAKIDFWASDIQQTHLGSIIENQAIRLGLMQQLKQVANVEIAASAKIANISIGQSESFISLENGNHVSSKLVVGADGANSLVRKVANLPLTFWDYDQIAIVATIETEFAHENVARQVFTPDGPLALLPLYEKNLCSIVWSQRVEKAESLLKLDDRAFNHALSAASDTRLGQVKLVSKRASYPLKMRYCRKWVSDRIVLIGDAAHTIHPLAGQGANLGIADAAALAEVLVELQQQNKDIGLAKNLRSFERWRKSEALQMIAVMESFKRLFSGANPVKKLIRDIGLSATNQLSPLKNDIIKQAVGIEGNLPKLANIDTSLDSAS, encoded by the coding sequence ATGCAAAATTATGACGTAGCAATTATTGGCGCAGGCATTATTGGCTTAACGGCTGCACTGGCGTTGCAGAATACTGATTTGCGTGTTGTGGTTATCGATTCTGAGCCGGCGGATCAGCCTCTGGGTCAAGATCCAGAGTTACGAGTAAGTGCAATTAATCTTGCTAGTCAGAACATTTTTTGCAATTTAGGCGCTTGGCAAGGCATTTGCGAGCAACGATTGCAGCCTTATCAACACATGCAAGTGTGGGAACAGGATAGTTTTGCCAAAATTGATTTTTGGGCATCGGATATTCAGCAAACACACCTAGGGAGTATTATTGAAAATCAAGCCATCCGCTTAGGTTTGATGCAACAACTCAAACAAGTCGCTAATGTAGAAATTGCGGCTAGTGCCAAAATCGCCAATATTTCCATTGGTCAATCAGAAAGTTTCATTAGTCTAGAAAATGGCAATCATGTCAGCAGTAAACTAGTGGTTGGTGCTGATGGCGCGAATTCGTTGGTGCGTAAAGTGGCAAATTTACCGCTGACTTTTTGGGATTACGATCAGATTGCTATCGTTGCCACTATTGAAACAGAATTCGCGCACGAAAATGTGGCGCGACAAGTGTTTACCCCTGACGGACCTCTGGCGTTGTTGCCATTGTATGAAAAAAACTTGTGCTCAATTGTTTGGTCACAAAGAGTCGAAAAGGCAGAGTCTCTGTTAAAATTGGATGATCGAGCATTTAATCATGCCTTGAGTGCCGCCAGTGACACGCGTTTAGGACAAGTGAAGCTTGTGAGTAAACGAGCCAGTTATCCGTTAAAAATGCGTTATTGTCGCAAGTGGGTGAGTGACCGTATTGTTTTGATTGGAGATGCTGCTCATACCATACATCCTTTAGCAGGGCAGGGCGCAAACTTAGGTATTGCTGATGCAGCTGCATTAGCCGAAGTGCTGGTTGAATTGCAACAGCAAAATAAAGATATAGGTTTGGCTAAAAACCTGCGTTCATTTGAGCGTTGGCGTAAATCAGAAGCACTGCAAATGATTGCCGTCATGGAGAGCTTCAAGCGACTTTTTAGTGGTGCCAACCCGGTGAAAAAGTTGATCAGAGATATAGGGTTATCAGCGACAAATCAGTTATCGCCGTTAAAAAACGATATTATTAAACAAGCAGTTGGAATTGAGGGCAATTTACCTAAGCTGGCAAATATAGATACCAGCTTAGATTCAGCAAGTTAG
- the ubiH gene encoding 2-octaprenyl-6-methoxyphenyl hydroxylase gives MNKAEQSFDLVIAGGGAVGLSLALAIVKQSQLKVAVIEANQSPEAATPRSEYSSGDDSSYLDLRSVALSAQSNQMLTALGLTGLSEFACPISHIHVSDQGHLGSSTLAAQEYQLDALGQVIELPVLVNLLQNEIHRYAKQVTFFYGQTIEQLHKSSGQIDVILGDEQRLSASLLAIAEGGNSPTREKSGIEIQLKDYQQSAIVANVALYEDHNNTAFERFTQYGPLALLPLTTPLQQADSYRSSLVWTLSQKQCEDVLALSDEEFIARLQDEFGYRLGKIKAVGRRSAFPLIQSKALQHIHHRTALLGNACQTLHPIAGQGLNLGLRDVDELVHIILAEETQDIGQYRTLQRYQQNRKNDQDRLISATDLLVHTFSNLYPPLVLGRNLALGILDCHPRIKQILAHHAMGFHGTSGKLHAKL, from the coding sequence ATGAACAAAGCTGAACAATCATTTGATTTGGTGATCGCTGGTGGCGGGGCCGTGGGTCTTAGCTTAGCGTTGGCGATTGTGAAACAAAGTCAGCTTAAGGTTGCCGTGATAGAGGCTAATCAGAGCCCTGAAGCGGCGACGCCCCGTTCAGAGTATTCTAGCGGTGACGATTCAAGCTATTTAGATTTGCGCAGTGTTGCTCTTTCTGCCCAGTCAAACCAGATGTTAACCGCGTTAGGCTTAACGGGGTTATCTGAATTTGCTTGCCCAATTTCGCATATACATGTGTCAGATCAAGGTCATTTGGGGAGCAGTACCTTAGCTGCGCAAGAATACCAACTGGATGCTTTGGGGCAGGTGATTGAATTACCCGTGTTGGTGAATTTATTGCAAAACGAAATCCACCGATACGCAAAACAAGTTACCTTTTTTTATGGTCAAACAATTGAACAGCTTCATAAATCTTCGGGGCAGATAGATGTAATTCTAGGTGATGAACAACGATTGAGTGCGTCGCTATTGGCAATTGCGGAAGGAGGGAATTCCCCAACTCGCGAAAAATCAGGCATCGAAATTCAGCTCAAAGATTATCAGCAATCAGCGATCGTAGCCAATGTTGCGCTGTATGAAGACCATAACAACACTGCATTCGAACGTTTTACCCAATATGGCCCTTTGGCTTTGTTACCTTTAACGACTCCATTGCAACAAGCCGATTCGTATCGAAGTTCGTTAGTCTGGACGTTGTCGCAAAAGCAATGTGAGGACGTATTGGCGTTAAGCGATGAGGAGTTTATTGCGCGTTTACAAGATGAGTTCGGTTATCGATTAGGGAAAATAAAAGCCGTCGGTAGGCGCAGTGCTTTTCCATTGATTCAAAGTAAAGCGTTACAACACATTCACCATCGCACCGCGTTATTGGGAAATGCTTGCCAAACCTTACATCCCATTGCAGGGCAAGGATTGAACTTGGGGCTAAGAGATGTTGATGAACTTGTGCATATTATATTAGCTGAAGAAACTCAGGATATCGGTCAATATCGAACTCTACAGCGCTACCAACAAAATCGCAAAAATGACCAAGACCGCTTAATTAGTGCAACGGATTTATTGGTCCATACTTTTTCTAATCTTTATCCTCCGTTAGTTTTAGGGCGTAATCTAGCCCTTGGTATTTTAGATTGTCATCCTAGGATAAAACAAATTTTAGCTCACCATGCCATGGGCTTTCACGGCACATCAGGAAAACTCCATGCAAAATTATGA
- the pepP gene encoding Xaa-Pro aminopeptidase, with protein sequence MSSELIKECTKRRQILRERMLPNSIAVIPAANMVTRSNDTEFPFRQDSDFHYLSGFPEADAYLVISNSPLMGDVFSALFCLPKDELAEIWQGRRIGAEAAPADYEVDIAHPLDDILVGLTSYLNGHENLYFARGHHGPSDALMDEVLVNLRNAPKQSKIAPSCEFDIRILLHEMRLFKSDFEISIMRQAAEISCDAHIAAMKFSEVGKNEFHLEATIHHHFAMHGAKSPAYSTIVGSGDNGCILHYTENNCELQDNTLVLIDAGAELQGYAADITRTFPVNGRFSEPQKALYQLVLDAQLASFALFKPGSTFKAASDKAIEVLTRGLIELGLLSGDLEDNIEQQNYRQFFMHGLGHWLGLDVHDVGNYKVAGADREFEPGMVMTVEPGLYVSETAEVDPKWKGIGIRIEDNIVITEDGYEVLTDKVPKTIADIENLMAN encoded by the coding sequence ATGTCATCAGAATTAATTAAAGAGTGCACTAAACGCCGACAAATTTTACGTGAGCGAATGTTGCCAAACAGTATTGCCGTCATACCTGCAGCAAACATGGTAACCCGCAGCAATGATACTGAGTTTCCTTTTCGCCAAGACAGTGATTTTCATTATTTGTCAGGCTTTCCAGAAGCCGATGCCTATTTAGTGATTAGTAATAGTCCATTAATGGGCGATGTATTCAGCGCTTTATTTTGTTTACCTAAAGATGAATTAGCAGAAATTTGGCAAGGTAGACGGATTGGAGCTGAGGCGGCACCAGCTGATTATGAAGTCGACATAGCTCACCCCCTAGACGATATCCTAGTAGGTTTAACAAGTTACCTAAATGGTCACGAAAATCTGTATTTCGCTCGCGGTCATCATGGCCCTAGTGATGCGTTAATGGATGAAGTACTCGTCAACTTACGCAATGCGCCAAAACAATCGAAAATCGCTCCTAGTTGCGAATTCGATATTCGCATACTGCTACATGAAATGCGCCTATTTAAATCTGACTTTGAAATTTCAATTATGCGCCAAGCTGCCGAAATTTCTTGTGATGCGCATATCGCCGCAATGAAATTCAGCGAAGTGGGCAAAAATGAATTTCATTTAGAAGCCACGATTCATCACCATTTTGCCATGCATGGTGCAAAGTCACCTGCTTACTCAACTATTGTTGGTAGCGGCGACAATGGGTGTATTTTGCATTACACCGAAAATAATTGTGAGCTACAAGACAATACCTTAGTGCTGATCGATGCCGGTGCTGAATTGCAAGGATATGCAGCGGACATTACTCGCACGTTTCCGGTAAATGGTCGATTTAGCGAACCACAAAAAGCGTTATATCAACTGGTGTTGGATGCACAATTGGCGTCTTTTGCCTTGTTTAAACCTGGAAGTACCTTCAAAGCCGCATCTGATAAAGCCATTGAAGTCCTCACGAGGGGACTAATTGAATTGGGATTGTTGAGTGGTGACTTAGAAGACAACATTGAACAACAAAATTACCGTCAGTTCTTCATGCATGGACTTGGACATTGGCTTGGCTTGGATGTACATGATGTGGGTAACTATAAAGTGGCAGGTGCAGATCGGGAGTTTGAACCTGGCATGGTTATGACTGTTGAACCTGGTTTGTATGTGTCTGAAACGGCTGAGGTTGATCCTAAATGGAAAGGCATTGGTATTCGTATTGAAGATAATATTGTGATTACCGAAGATGGGTATGAAGTGTTAACCGATAAAGTGCCAAAGACCATTGCAGATATTGAAAATTTGATGGCGAACTAG
- a CDS encoding UPF0149 family protein codes for MNPSHLNYEELSTLLEQHNILTDASEVHGIFCGMLSGGMALESQEWSVALNDSINQGDALPNEVQVQLTALYNDTCQQLLETDFTLTLCMPDDSAPINERGKALINWIQGFMLGFGLHQADLTACSADVKEALEDFYEISRMDETMPENEEAEKALFEVIEYVRVSCMLCFNELGHSADQAQTEPKTVH; via the coding sequence TTGAATCCATCGCATTTAAATTATGAAGAGTTGTCTACTTTATTGGAACAGCACAATATTCTCACTGATGCATCTGAAGTACATGGCATTTTTTGCGGTATGTTATCGGGTGGAATGGCGTTAGAAAGTCAGGAATGGTCAGTTGCGCTTAATGATTCAATAAATCAAGGTGACGCTTTACCTAATGAGGTTCAAGTGCAATTAACCGCGCTTTACAATGATACCTGCCAACAGTTATTAGAAACCGATTTCACTTTAACCTTATGTATGCCCGATGACTCAGCTCCAATTAACGAAAGAGGCAAAGCATTAATCAATTGGATTCAAGGTTTTATGTTGGGGTTTGGTTTGCACCAAGCTGATTTAACTGCCTGTTCTGCCGACGTGAAAGAAGCGTTAGAAGATTTCTATGAGATTTCTCGTATGGACGAAACCATGCCAGAAAATGAGGAAGCAGAAAAAGCCTTGTTCGAAGTCATCGAATACGTTCGAGTTTCTTGCATGTTATGTTTCAACGAATTGGGTCATTCAGCTGACCAAGCACAAACTGAACCTAAGACGGTACATTGA
- a CDS encoding ribokinase, whose amino-acid sequence MAVINFGSINIDHVYQVDHFVQPGETLSSTDYQQLLGGKGANQSIALAKAGSDVRHVGKINEHDAHFKQAMIKQGVDCKYVQCTDSPTGHAIIQVASSGENAIVLFGGANLEIENQDVLKALDGADESAWVLTQNETSSIDIVFQEAKKLGLKVAFNPAPMTDSVKQLPHDCIDLLIVNEVEAAAISGVDDIDQMEEYFRREWSHAEVLITLGKQGVRFVLAEETITVPAFSVETVDTTAAGDTFIGYFLAAYSRRHKPKDALVRACAASAIAVTRSGAAQSIPNTEEVDLFLSQHQA is encoded by the coding sequence ATGGCTGTTATTAATTTCGGTTCAATCAATATTGATCATGTTTATCAGGTCGATCATTTTGTTCAACCCGGTGAAACCTTATCCTCAACAGATTATCAACAATTATTAGGCGGCAAGGGAGCAAACCAGTCAATTGCACTAGCGAAAGCGGGTTCCGATGTTAGGCATGTGGGAAAAATTAACGAACATGACGCCCATTTTAAGCAAGCAATGATTAAACAAGGTGTTGACTGCAAATATGTGCAGTGCACCGACTCCCCTACTGGCCATGCAATAATTCAAGTGGCCTCTTCAGGTGAAAATGCCATTGTTTTATTTGGTGGCGCGAACCTTGAAATTGAAAATCAGGATGTTCTCAAAGCCCTTGATGGCGCTGATGAATCTGCTTGGGTACTAACTCAAAATGAAACAAGCTCCATAGACATTGTGTTTCAAGAGGCTAAAAAGTTAGGGTTAAAAGTGGCTTTTAATCCAGCGCCAATGACTGATTCAGTGAAACAGCTCCCCCATGACTGTATCGATCTACTGATTGTTAATGAAGTGGAAGCAGCTGCAATTAGCGGAGTCGACGATATTGATCAAATGGAAGAATATTTCCGTCGCGAATGGTCCCATGCAGAGGTATTAATTACCTTAGGTAAACAAGGAGTGCGATTTGTATTGGCTGAAGAAACCATCACAGTTCCTGCATTCTCGGTTGAAACAGTAGATACGACCGCAGCTGGTGATACGTTTATTGGTTATTTTCTAGCGGCATACAGTCGACGTCATAAACCCAAGGATGCGTTAGTGCGCGCGTGCGCAGCTTCAGCAATAGCAGTGACACGTAGTGGCGCTGCCCAATCAATTCCGAATACTGAAGAGGTTGATCTTTTCCTCAGTCAGCATCAAGCTTAA